A region from the Populus trichocarpa isolate Nisqually-1 chromosome 18, P.trichocarpa_v4.1, whole genome shotgun sequence genome encodes:
- the LOC18107536 gene encoding probable E3 ubiquitin-protein ligase RHG1A, with amino-acid sequence MDDYSGKRAGDRFIVSRKGSPHVLRDTANNRDQKAQFCNRIGCSGRLNSSKGTQISSEKAKSSRPRPLISSSSSGKEKNGSSSNKAFSAISKPRNSLQEPRKKFSSQLESESLETGSGQDEVTPPSGRIKLDLRPETDGAASSDITSMEAGSSGISKSTRSHWNFHQKSGLVNPETVVGSPVSLASKSTIQGTRLNASRFGHRNLRCNTVSDSSSSGSSSSDLNLSRRKDTFNKRICDGESSSFARGKRMIGSSLEGRSSSSNSGISISDSRRARTGTLNRDSSAASIGSRRPLSGYTRARVANQGSGNNLSANEIPLTSQPDMSLDLNAPSSSHHFSVEASLGRPSSYSRPGSSNGSLRGIRPSSPEVSNAQSLMNRESFQRYNMVGIAEVLLALQRIEQDEELTYEQLLVLETSLVLNGLNFHDQHRDMRLDIDNMSYEELLALEERMGTVSTALTEEALSECLKTSIYHSTPMEDATANLEGDKDDIKCSICQEEYVVGDEVGRLQCEHGYHMSCIHQWLSLKNWCPICKASVAPSPPSS; translated from the exons ATGGATGACTATTCTGGTAAGAGAGCTGGTGATCGGTTCATTGTCTCCAGAAAGGGATCTCCCCATGTTTTGAGAGATACTGCTAACAATAGAGATCAAAAAGCTCAGTTTTGCAACCGAATTGGATGCAGTGGCAGACTGAACTCTAGTAAAGGTACTCAAATAAGTTCAGAAAAAGCCAAATCTTCAAGGCCAAGGccattaatttcatcttcctcGAGTGGCAAGGAAAAAAATGGAAGCTCGTCTAATAAGGCTTTCTCTGCCATCAGCAAACCTAGAAATTCCTTGCAGGAACCTCGTAAAAAGTTTTCTTCTCAGCTAGAATCAGAATCCTTAGAAACTGGGAGTGGTCAGGATGAAGTTACACCACCTTCTGGAAGGATTAAGTTAGACCTTCGCCCTGAAACCGATGGAGCTGCTTCTAGTGATATTACCTCAATGGAAGCTGGAAGCTCCGGTATATCAAAAAGTACAAGATCTCATTGGAATTTTCATCAGAAATCAGGATTGGTAAACCCCGAGACTGTAGTGGGGTCACCTGTTTCTTTGGCATCCAAAAGCACCATTCAGGGAACTCGACTGAATGCCAGCAGGTTTGGTCACAGAAATCTTAGATGCAATACAGTATCTGATTCTTCCTCTTCAGGTTCTTCATCATCAGATTTAAATCTAAGTAGACGGAAAGACACATTCAACAAGAGAATTTGTGATGGAGAAAGTAGTTCCTTTGCCAGGGGGAAAAGGATGATTGGGTCTTCATTAGAAGGGCGGAGTTCTAGTTCAAATTCCGGTATCTCCATTTCTGATTCAAGGCGAGCTAGAACTGGAACTTTGAATAGGGATAGCAGTGCTGCATCAATTGGGTCTCGAAGACCACTCAGTGGCTACACGAGGGCAAGGGTCGCTAACCAAGGAAGTGGAAACAATTTATCAGCAAATGAGATCCCACTAACATCTCAACCTGATATGTCCCTGGATTTGAATGCTCCGAGTTCATCACACCACTTCTCAGTGGAAGCCTCTTTAGGCCGCCCAAGTTCTTATAGTCGACCTGGCAGTAGCAATGGGAGTTTACGGGGTATTAGGCCATCCAGTCCAGAAGTTAGCAATGCCCAATCTTTGATGAATCGTGAGAGCTTCCAGCGCTACAATATGGTTGGGATTGCTGAG GTATTATTGGCACTCCAGAGGATTGAACAAGATGAAGAACTAACATACGAG CAATTGCTTGTTTTGGAGACCAGTTTGGTCCTTAATGGACTAAACTTCCATGATCAACATAGAGACATGAGACTGGATATCGACAATATGTCATATGAG GAACTATTAGCTCTTGAAGAGAGAATGGGTACTGTGAGCACAGCACTAACAGAGGAAGCCTTGTCAGAATGCCTCAAGACTAGCATTTATCATTCCACTCCTATGGAGGATGCGACTGCAAACCTTGAAGGTGATAAGGATGACATCAAGTGCAGCATCTGTCAG GAAGAGTATGTTGTTGGAGATGAAGTGGGAAGGTTACAATGTGAGCATGGATATCACATGTCCTGCATACATCAATGGCTAAGTCTGAAAAATTGGTGCCCTATTTGCAAGGCATCAGTGGCTCCGTCGCCACCATCCTCGTAA